In Chaetodon trifascialis isolate fChaTrf1 chromosome 6, fChaTrf1.hap1, whole genome shotgun sequence, one DNA window encodes the following:
- the LOC139332061 gene encoding uncharacterized protein has protein sequence MRTDCSPENMFSRNRFNGQHGAGVAPKGGTKAKVHSPKKRAPNPRVALVIRGKIHRLLQGSADHHAPDSHLYYAGIEEEEGEGETQEGRKEHRSIYPKVIPRAGAYSPKVSNGKGHDVPPGPPCVGEVELNREGCIRIPCTLQHKSCRSPANLKRISFEGEIRATREQMRPTPHYSPIGPDMNGAKFAGAAGRDFDSPCFRPKRPYSAGDCVDYNFNRALPGTLMEEDEDKEEASSAVIEHILKELRGINKIQEEISDLRDYLTSVRGSVEEVSSCVDAVLMEIEGIRSSNKAGSGVHAGTWSGVGCKDGQSPRRRPASAYGSLGNVMPKSHSNLFPQVCTEQHSIHGELLLPRADDSTVSPIAESVDHQDLEEQEDNSDHSSDIPVGAIARKLSFGYLERQDGQDCPSTSSLSSGHSSKSESDLERPSCSHGRKQQRADDGEEHWTNTGPPHSATGESVWHSGLEEHEGESPLCCEGAGSWDHYRGTGGYGTSGQCSTGSSEHLSVRSGKHYNSPASTSSREEWQSWRRRPQTHSGNPVPTDTSLENPIVGYECAADFSYPQSSGYHSVDGHDGETEEFDYGQSSAQNYKTNCQVDSYQENYIAYKESSAVTWTEASLCTTEADVDRPFIQETEAGNHNVENQLFHPGSADAQAGGFNVKRIGRAVLDFSSALRGALRKLEVPGAQNPGDETDYDMSMPSDLPAAELPSKPVCYDSQIDQTFAETLKGDVIDQSNAVGELSKNNTLDKLDAFSVEHMLEEVNNCLRLESTDTCQHPTCSDKIPPCVEELSVCPDPISNTAMSRPDGLTEQPAEGPSDGPADGPSDLHVTAQLSQCTTAESLLVDEHVALEEKGENEVPQPQQSATEIVAPVDKAEGDVASNDISQMDERRLKCLRTFQQILREKRETRRNLTSVTMSNFSQDDIEPDGNQDGGEQVTSFVVSLPLTLLI, from the exons GCAGAAAGGAGCACAGAAGTATATATCCAAAGGTTATCCCCAGGGCTGGAGCCTACTCTCCAAAAGTGTCAAACGGTAAAGGACATGATGTACCACCAGGGCCACCGTGTGTAGGAGAGGTGGAGCTGAACAGAGAAGGATGTATAAGAATACCCTGCACTTTGCAGCATAAAAGCTGCAGATCCCCAGCAAATCTGAAACGAATCTCCTTTGAGGGTGAAATTCGAGCAACTCGTGAACAGATGCGACCTACCCCGCACTACAGTCCAATAGGCCCAGACATGAATGGTGCCAAATTTGCAGGAGCAGCTGGACGGGATTTTGATTCACCCTGTTTTCGGCCAAAGAGACCCTATTCTGCTGGTGACTGTGTGGACTACAACTTCAACAGAGCTCTCCCAGGTACACTGatggaagaagatgaagataaAGAGGAGGCATCAAGTGCCGTCATTGAGCACATTCTAAAAGAGCTGAGGGGGATCAACAAGATCCAGGAGGAAATCTCTGACCTCAGGGATTACCTGACCTCAGTTCGAGGGTCAGTTGAGGAAGTATCATCTTGTGTAGATGCTGTATTGATGGAGATTGAAGGCATTCGTTCTAGCAACAAGGCTGGTTCAGGGGTACATGCAGGTACCTGGTCAGGGGTAGGGTGCAAAGATGGACAATCCCCCCGCAGAAGGCCTGCCAGTGCTTATGGCAGTTTAGGGAATGTGATGCCAAAGTCCCATTCAAATCTTTTCCCTCAAGTTTGCACTGAGCAGCATAGCATCCATGGAGAATTACTGCTACCAAGGGCAGATGATTCTACTGTGTCCCCAATTGCTGAGTCAGTGGATCATCAGGACCTGGAGGAACAAGAGGATAACTCTGACCACAGTTCAGATATCCCAGTAGGCGCCATAGCAAGAAAGCTCAGCTTTGGCTACCTTGAAAGACAGGATGGTCAAGACTGTCCAAGCACCAGCTCTTTGTCTTCTGGTCATAGTTCCAAGTCTGAGTCAGATCTAGAGAGACCATCATGTAGTCATGGAAGGAAGCAGCAAAGAGCTGATGATGGGGAGGAACACTGGACTAACACTGGACCACCACACAGTGCTACAGGGGAATCTGTGTGGCATAGTGGCCTGGAGGAGCATGAAGGTGAGAGCCCTCTTTGCTGTGAAGGAGCTGGTAGCTGGGATCACTACAGAGGTACAGGAGGATACGGTACATCAGGACAGTGCTCCACAGGAAGCTCAGAACATCTCTCTGTTCGCTCTGGGAAACATTACAATtcacctgccagcacctctaGCAGGGAGGAGTGGCAGTCATGGAGGAGAAGACCTCAAACCCACTCTGGGAATCCTGTTCCAACAGATACCAGCCTTGAAAACCCCATTGTAGGATATGAGTGTGCTGCAGATTTTTCCTACCCTCAAAGTTCTGGTTACCACTCAGTTGATGGGCAtgatggagaaacagaggaatTTGACTATGGACAATCCAGTGCTCAGAATTACAAGACAAACTGTCAAGTTGATAGTTATCAGGAAAACTATATAGCCTACAAAGAGTCTTCAGCAGTGACATGGACTGAGGCGTCCTTATGTACCACTGAAGCTGATGTGGATAGGCCATTCATCCAAGAGACTGAAGCTGGTAACCACAACGTAGAAAACCAACTCTTTCACCCTGGCAGTGCAGATGCACAAGCTGGAGGTTTCAATGTCAAGCGTATAGGCAGAGCTGTACTTGATTTTAGCTCTGCCCTGCGTGGAGCATTGCGCAAACTTGAAGTACCCGGAGCCCAGAACCCTGGAGATGAAACAGATTATGACATGTCAATGCCCTCTGACCTGCCTGCAGCTGAGTTGCCCTCAAAACCTGTATGCTACGATTCACAAATTGACCAAACATTTGCCGAAACCCTGAAAGGTGATGTGATTGATCAAAGTAATGCTGTTGGGGAACTAAGCAAAAACAATACTCTAGACAAATTAGATGCTTTCTCTGTGGAGCATATGCTTGAGGAAGTCAACAACTGTCTTAGATTGGAGTCTACAGACACCTGCCAACATCCTACTTGTTCAGACAAGATCCCCCCATGCGTAGAAGAACTTTCAGTCTGCCCTGACCCAATTTCCAACACTGCAATGTCTCGACCTGATGGCCTGACGGAACAACCTGCAGAAGGCCCTTCAGATGGTCCTGCAGATGGTCCTTCAGATCTGCATGTTACAGCCCAGCTTTCCCAATGCACAACTGCAGAATCCCTGTTGGTAGATGAACATGTAGCActggaggagaagggagaaaaTGAGGTGCCACAGCCACAGCAATCCGCCACAGAGATTGTGGCCCCAGTGGACAAAGCCGAAGGAGATGTAGCATCCAATGATATAAGCCAGATGGATGAACGCAGGCTAAAGTGTTTGAGGACATTCCAACAGATTCTGCGGGAGAAAAGGGAGACCAGGCGCAACCTCACCAGTGTGACCATGTCCAACTTTTCTCAGGATGACATTGAACCAG ATGGAAATCAAGATGGAGGAGAACAGGTTACCTCTTTTGTGGTTTCTCTCCCGTTAACATTATTAATATGA